One Lysinibacillus sp. OF-1 DNA segment encodes these proteins:
- a CDS encoding asparaginase, translating into MAYSEFLKEYRSGLMENVHYGQMSAVNLTKGEFVSVGQDYEPVYFRSAAKPFQAIPIFMTDFIEKYEITSTESALFLASQRGEFYHQEALVSLLEKIPVNENDLICAASYPLNEEPKTQYIQQGYEKRRLFHNCAGKHLGFLTACLANGYDFKHYYHPDHPLQQMIKKYIAYLSEYDEGKIHTGIDGCGAPVFAIPLKNMAIAYLKLARPELIDNLPIREAVVKLSAVMNQENHIIAAQNFICTALLKDPNIVAKGGAQGVYCFALRNEGVSFALKIMNGSESPWPNVIASVLEQIQYTNQETIERIKALSPAFVRNDAGQEVGEIVSTIKIV; encoded by the coding sequence GTGGCTTACTCAGAATTTTTGAAGGAGTATCGTTCAGGATTAATGGAAAATGTGCATTATGGACAAATGAGTGCTGTGAATCTAACAAAGGGAGAATTCGTTTCTGTTGGCCAGGATTATGAGCCTGTGTATTTTCGTTCTGCAGCCAAACCATTTCAAGCCATTCCAATTTTCATGACTGATTTTATAGAAAAGTACGAGATTACTTCAACAGAAAGTGCCTTATTTTTGGCGTCACAAAGAGGGGAATTTTATCATCAAGAGGCGCTGGTCTCATTGTTGGAAAAGATCCCTGTTAATGAAAATGATTTAATATGTGCAGCTTCATATCCATTAAATGAGGAACCAAAAACGCAATATATACAACAGGGATACGAAAAGAGGCGATTATTTCATAATTGTGCGGGCAAGCATTTAGGATTTTTAACTGCATGTCTTGCAAACGGTTATGATTTCAAGCACTACTATCATCCAGACCATCCATTGCAACAAATGATAAAAAAATACATTGCTTATTTGAGTGAATATGATGAGGGGAAAATTCATACAGGAATAGACGGTTGTGGCGCACCAGTCTTTGCCATTCCACTAAAAAATATGGCAATAGCCTATTTAAAGCTAGCGCGGCCAGAATTAATTGATAATCTACCAATTCGTGAAGCAGTAGTAAAGCTTAGCGCAGTCATGAATCAAGAAAATCATATTATTGCGGCTCAAAACTTTATTTGTACAGCATTATTAAAAGATCCTAATATTGTAGCGAAGGGCGGAGCACAGGGCGTATACTGTTTTGCCTTGCGAAATGAAGGAGTAAGTTTTGCTTTGAAAATTATGAATGGCTCAGAAAGTCCGTGGCCGAATGTAATTGCTTCTGTATTGGAACAAATTCAGTATACAAATCAAGAAACGATTGAGCGTATTAAAGCCTTGTCTCCTGCATTTGTGCGTAATGACGCAGGGCAGGAAGTAGGAGAAATTGTTTCTACAATTAAAATCGTATAG
- a CDS encoding N-acetylglucosamine kinase, with the protein MYVLAIDGGGTKTIATISTFRGQVIALAETGKSNPTSMSLEQFTQTITELINDLKRQQPYDFHQITKCHAGLSGVTENNNEEITHTLLTSLLPEGCQLSLSNDGLNALYAGTLGQSGIVQISGTGAITLSIDSSGRVERTAGWGYIFDDEGSGYDIGIRTLKAVFKAFDKRGPETSLTSSVLNYFQLQSIPQIIEIVYGKGHPRDTISPLSKIAIDCAKRGDAVANTILDQVCHVFYQSIDACYKKNPFSDTRVKVVLAGGVFNELTLFIEKLASIDKNNSNQYDFMGAYSLPVGGAALAALKLPNNEAKIFIDQYNASIKEFLTN; encoded by the coding sequence TTGTATGTTTTGGCAATTGACGGTGGTGGAACAAAAACAATTGCGACAATCTCAACATTTCGTGGGCAAGTTATAGCACTAGCAGAAACAGGTAAAAGTAATCCCACATCTATGAGCTTAGAGCAATTTACGCAGACGATAACAGAACTAATAAATGATTTAAAAAGACAACAACCTTATGATTTTCATCAAATTACGAAGTGCCATGCGGGACTATCTGGCGTAACGGAAAATAATAATGAGGAGATTACCCACACATTACTAACCTCGCTATTACCTGAAGGCTGTCAATTATCACTGTCGAATGATGGGTTGAACGCGCTGTATGCTGGTACATTAGGTCAGTCTGGCATTGTACAGATTTCTGGTACAGGTGCAATTACATTAAGTATAGATTCGTCTGGCAGAGTTGAGCGTACGGCAGGATGGGGCTATATTTTTGATGATGAAGGCAGTGGCTATGATATTGGTATTCGCACATTAAAAGCGGTGTTTAAAGCATTTGATAAAAGAGGGCCAGAAACGAGCCTCACATCCTCAGTATTAAATTATTTTCAATTACAATCCATTCCACAAATAATTGAAATTGTTTATGGAAAAGGACATCCGAGAGATACAATCTCTCCTTTAAGTAAGATTGCCATTGATTGCGCTAAAAGAGGTGATGCTGTAGCGAACACGATTCTGGATCAAGTGTGCCATGTTTTTTATCAAAGTATAGATGCTTGTTACAAAAAAAATCCGTTTTCAGATACGCGTGTCAAAGTCGTGCTAGCTGGTGGAGTTTTTAATGAGTTGACGTTATTTATTGAAAAATTAGCCTCCATTGATAAAAATAATAGCAATCAGTATGACTTTATGGGTGCTTATAGCCTACCAGTTGGCGGTGCCGCATTAGCCGCATTAAAACTACCTAATAATGAAGCGAAAATATTTATCGATCAATATAATGCTAGTATTAAGGAGTTTTTAACTAATTAA
- a CDS encoding methyl-accepting chemotaxis protein encodes MHFFRFIKVKDKLLVLMIVCVLSNVLLGVFSVDYLRKMSWHASESYTQGLVPIGWLNELEESQRQLDFIVDAQGDYQEMTVILKEMAQPLKQLDSQEIDKKMSHQIKKFKSLLKKQGELIESYKQLNQGELEQFYSLTFLPISQESHTLLEETQNYLVEKAKDQQKYYQQDVQFGYWLLGGVCLAVVLLVILIGFIATKAVNVPTRQLKSLLKRAEQGDFTANASYVAHDELGEVVLSYNQMVTEVKHLLHTVTDSAYEVEEMTGKLQGSSEQSSTTTLKIAKDVQSISDSTAASTSKLASNTASLEEVLNDVQVILEKVQVVESFAHQTARDAESGTEIVQANLMQMQVIKQAVEKSNTAIFNLVERASSIDQMIEVIEKITAQTNLLALNASIEAARAGEHGKGFAVVANEVRKLAEQTVQSTQTITSIVQNIHLDSSYAVQMMEGVLLATEKGVAVTGQTATSFDQILEKVHTIKPYMMEVSATVQEIATHTQKVSEDAVMLTAISDTNAVSTKHVATLTADQLTAQQQFHNYIKELRKVSKVLQIAVKRFSI; translated from the coding sequence ATGCATTTTTTCCGTTTCATAAAGGTGAAGGACAAGTTACTTGTACTCATGATTGTTTGTGTATTATCGAATGTATTGCTGGGTGTATTTAGTGTGGATTATTTAAGGAAGATGTCGTGGCATGCAAGTGAGAGTTACACACAGGGACTTGTCCCAATCGGTTGGCTGAATGAGCTAGAAGAATCACAGCGTCAATTAGATTTTATCGTAGATGCTCAGGGTGACTATCAAGAAATGACGGTTATTTTAAAAGAGATGGCACAGCCTTTAAAGCAATTGGATAGCCAAGAAATTGATAAAAAAATGAGTCATCAAATTAAAAAATTTAAATCCTTGCTGAAGAAACAAGGAGAATTGATTGAGAGTTATAAGCAATTGAACCAAGGTGAGCTAGAGCAGTTCTATTCGCTGACATTTCTACCAATAAGTCAGGAAAGCCATACATTATTAGAAGAAACACAAAATTATTTGGTTGAAAAAGCGAAGGATCAACAGAAGTATTATCAACAAGATGTGCAATTTGGTTATTGGTTACTAGGTGGCGTATGCTTAGCAGTGGTGTTGCTTGTCATTCTGATAGGATTTATCGCAACTAAGGCAGTCAATGTACCAACACGTCAATTGAAATCATTATTAAAACGAGCAGAACAAGGCGATTTCACTGCGAATGCAAGTTATGTTGCCCATGATGAGCTTGGTGAGGTAGTACTGTCTTACAATCAAATGGTCACAGAGGTAAAACACCTACTCCATACTGTAACGGACAGCGCCTATGAAGTAGAAGAAATGACAGGTAAATTGCAAGGATCCTCAGAGCAATCATCAACAACAACGTTAAAAATAGCAAAAGATGTACAATCTATTTCAGATTCAACGGCTGCTTCTACTAGTAAATTGGCTTCCAATACTGCTTCTTTAGAGGAAGTTTTAAATGATGTACAAGTCATTTTAGAAAAAGTGCAGGTCGTGGAAAGCTTTGCGCATCAAACAGCAAGAGATGCTGAGAGTGGAACTGAAATTGTACAGGCTAATTTAATGCAAATGCAAGTGATTAAGCAGGCCGTAGAAAAATCGAATACAGCTATCTTTAACTTGGTTGAGCGTGCCTCATCAATCGATCAAATGATTGAGGTCATAGAAAAAATAACAGCACAAACCAACTTACTAGCGTTAAACGCATCCATTGAAGCAGCAAGAGCAGGAGAACATGGAAAGGGGTTTGCAGTTGTAGCCAATGAGGTGCGGAAGCTTGCGGAACAAACAGTCCAATCAACACAAACGATTACATCCATTGTACAAAACATCCATTTAGATTCGAGCTATGCAGTACAAATGATGGAGGGCGTGTTGTTGGCTACTGAAAAAGGTGTTGCCGTAACAGGACAAACAGCGACAAGTTTTGATCAAATTTTAGAAAAAGTACATACAATCAAGCCTTATATGATGGAAGTATCTGCTACAGTTCAAGAGATAGCCACTCACACCCAAAAGGTGAGTGAGGATGCGGTTATGTTAACAGCTATATCGGATACGAATGCTGTATCCACTAAGCATGTTGCTACATTAACAGCAGATCAATTAACAGCTCAACAACAATTCCATAATTACATTAAAGAATTGCGCAAAGTATCAAAAGTTTTGCAAATTGCTGTTAAACGTTTTTCAATCTAA
- a CDS encoding L-threonine 3-dehydrogenase translates to MKKIIVTGALGQIGSELVEKLRGIYGEDNILATDIRKLEHTKGPFEILDVTDGQRMHDLAKDFGADTMMHLAALLSATAERNPLLAWNLNMGGLMNALEVSRELNMQFFTPSSIGAFGPSTPKEDTPQDTLQRPTTMYGVNKVAGELLCDYYFNRFGVDTRGVRFPGLISYVTPPGGGTTDYAVEIFYEAIEQGKYTSYIQEGTFMDMMYMPDALQAIVDLMEADGSKLVHRNAFNITAMSFEPSQIAAEIKKHLPNFTMDYQVDPVRQAIADSWPNSLNIDAAQKEWGFKAEYDLAKMTIDMLEKLKMKLHKKAIS, encoded by the coding sequence ATGAAAAAGATTATTGTTACTGGGGCACTTGGTCAAATTGGTTCTGAGCTTGTAGAAAAACTTCGTGGTATTTATGGAGAGGACAATATACTTGCTACAGACATTAGAAAGCTTGAACATACTAAGGGCCCATTTGAAATATTGGACGTGACAGATGGACAAAGAATGCACGATTTAGCAAAGGACTTTGGTGCAGATACGATGATGCATTTAGCAGCATTACTATCAGCCACAGCTGAAAGAAATCCATTGTTAGCTTGGAATTTAAATATGGGCGGTTTAATGAATGCATTGGAAGTTTCTCGTGAGTTAAATATGCAATTTTTCACGCCAAGTTCAATTGGAGCATTTGGTCCATCTACACCGAAGGAAGATACACCGCAGGATACTTTGCAACGTCCAACAACTATGTATGGTGTAAATAAGGTAGCGGGTGAATTATTATGCGATTATTACTTCAATCGTTTTGGTGTTGATACACGTGGTGTACGTTTCCCTGGATTAATTTCTTATGTAACACCTCCAGGTGGTGGTACAACTGATTATGCAGTAGAAATTTTCTATGAAGCAATTGAGCAAGGTAAGTACACATCTTATATTCAGGAAGGTACGTTTATGGATATGATGTACATGCCAGATGCCTTACAAGCTATTGTAGATTTAATGGAGGCAGATGGTAGTAAGCTCGTTCATCGCAATGCCTTTAATATTACAGCGATGAGCTTTGAACCATCACAAATCGCAGCTGAAATCAAGAAGCATTTACCAAATTTCACAATGGATTATCAGGTTGATCCAGTGCGTCAAGCGATTGCAGACAGCTGGCCAAACTCTTTAAATATTGACGCAGCTCAAAAAGAGTGGGGCTTCAAAGCAGAGTATGATTTAGCCAAAATGACGATAGATATGTTAGAAAAACTAAAAATGAAACTGCATAAAAAGGCAATTTCCTAA
- the trpB gene encoding tryptophan synthase subunit beta, with protein sequence MSKVVEKKGYFGEFGGSFVPKELQNVLTILDEHFQNFKDDEEFKKELDYYFREYVGRKSPLYFAENLTKQLGGAKIYLKREDLNHTGSHKINNVLGQILLAKRMGANRVIAETGAGQHGVATATACAMFGMDCTIYMGLEDTKRQALNVFRMELLGANVVAVDKGQGRLKDAVDEAFADLVENYETTFYLLGSAVGPHPFPSMVKHFQSVISRESREQILEKEGKLPAAILACVGGGSNAIGAFADYIADEQVRLIGIEPDQAATLNEGSPGELHGFKCLVLQDADGNPLPTYSIAAGLDYPGAGPEHSHLKTIGRAEYVTVTNKEVLEAFQVLSKVEGIIPALESSHAVAHALKLAPTLSSEESIIINISGRGDKDVEQVFHMLTK encoded by the coding sequence ATGAGTAAAGTAGTAGAGAAAAAAGGTTATTTTGGAGAATTTGGCGGAAGCTTTGTTCCAAAGGAGCTTCAAAATGTCTTAACTATTCTAGATGAGCATTTCCAAAATTTTAAAGATGATGAAGAATTTAAAAAAGAATTGGATTACTATTTCCGTGAGTATGTTGGTCGTAAATCCCCACTTTATTTTGCAGAAAATTTAACAAAGCAATTGGGTGGCGCAAAAATTTATTTAAAACGTGAAGATCTTAATCATACAGGCTCACATAAAATTAATAATGTCTTGGGACAGATTTTACTAGCCAAACGTATGGGGGCAAATCGCGTTATTGCCGAAACAGGTGCAGGTCAACATGGTGTAGCAACTGCGACTGCTTGTGCCATGTTCGGAATGGATTGCACTATTTATATGGGCTTAGAGGATACAAAACGTCAAGCATTGAACGTGTTTCGCATGGAGCTTCTTGGCGCGAACGTAGTAGCTGTTGATAAAGGGCAAGGACGTTTAAAGGATGCAGTTGATGAAGCATTCGCTGACTTAGTCGAAAACTATGAAACAACGTTTTACTTATTAGGTTCAGCAGTTGGGCCACATCCCTTCCCATCAATGGTTAAACACTTCCAATCTGTGATTAGTCGCGAAAGTCGTGAACAGATTTTAGAAAAAGAAGGAAAGCTACCAGCAGCGATCCTTGCCTGTGTTGGCGGTGGCAGTAATGCCATTGGAGCATTTGCAGACTACATTGCAGATGAACAGGTTCGTCTTATTGGAATAGAGCCAGATCAAGCTGCTACATTAAACGAAGGTTCGCCCGGAGAGCTACATGGCTTCAAATGCTTAGTATTACAGGATGCAGACGGCAATCCACTACCAACCTATTCAATAGCTGCTGGTTTAGATTACCCTGGAGCAGGTCCAGAACATAGTCATTTAAAAACAATTGGCCGTGCTGAGTATGTGACTGTGACAAACAAAGAAGTCCTTGAGGCATTTCAAGTACTTTCGAAGGTTGAAGGGATTATTCCTGCCCTTGAGAGCTCACATGCGGTCGCACATGCTCTAAAATTAGCACCAACTTTATCATCTGAAGAAAGCATTATTATTAATATCTCAGGTCGTGGTGATAAAGACGTGGAACAGGTTTTCCACATGTTAACTAAATAA
- a CDS encoding QueT transporter family protein: MKIKFLAASGIIAALYIAVTMLVAPFGFTEVQFRVSEMFNHLVAFNPRFAVGIIIGVLISNLFSPLGIYDLVFGVGHSMITLGLFILICKYVKNIWARLIINTLLFTCTMFIIAFELNLALELPFFWTWLTVAAGEFIVLAVGAPIMYALNKRLHFHHLI, encoded by the coding sequence ATGAAGATAAAATTTTTAGCAGCAAGTGGTATTATTGCAGCGCTATATATTGCGGTGACAATGCTTGTTGCACCGTTTGGTTTTACAGAGGTACAATTCCGTGTATCTGAAATGTTTAACCATTTAGTTGCCTTTAACCCACGCTTTGCCGTAGGGATCATTATTGGCGTATTGATCTCTAATCTATTTTCACCACTTGGCATTTACGATTTAGTGTTTGGTGTTGGTCATTCGATGATTACACTTGGACTGTTCATTTTAATCTGTAAATATGTCAAAAATATTTGGGCACGTTTAATTATCAATACATTATTATTTACTTGCACAATGTTTATTATTGCCTTCGAGTTGAATTTGGCCTTAGAACTACCATTCTTCTGGACTTGGCTAACAGTGGCGGCAGGTGAGTTTATTGTGTTAGCTGTTGGTGCACCGATTATGTATGCACTCAATAAACGCCTTCACTTTCATCATTTGATTTAA
- a CDS encoding ABC transporter substrate-binding protein, with amino-acid sequence MKNSVKKLSFLLFGLVLLLAACGSSGSSSTDSKGNESNNASESGNTEDKTYKIGITQIVEHPSLNAATEGFKKAIEDAGLKVDYDPQIAQGDNSLNTTIANNLVSANVDLIFANSTPSAQAAATATSDIPIIFTSVTDAVGAQLIESMEKPGKNVTGTIDLHPETISKTVAFLKELGAKKVGMVYNAGEQNSVAQVKEVKKVMDEQGLTVVEASASTSADVKQATESLIGKVEAFYIITDNTVVSALESVIDVANTNELPLVVGELDSVARGGLAAYGFEYFDIGYEAGQMAVKILKGEATPAETPAQYPQNLKLLINKKVADDLGIEIKDSWGAELLEK; translated from the coding sequence GTGAAGAACAGTGTAAAAAAGCTTTCATTCCTTCTTTTTGGATTAGTGTTACTACTTGCTGCTTGCGGTAGTAGCGGATCTAGTTCAACAGATTCAAAAGGGAATGAATCAAACAATGCAAGTGAGAGCGGGAATACAGAGGATAAAACATATAAAATCGGGATTACTCAAATTGTAGAGCATCCATCATTAAACGCAGCAACGGAAGGCTTTAAAAAGGCAATTGAAGATGCTGGCTTAAAAGTTGACTACGATCCACAAATTGCACAAGGAGATAACAGCCTTAACACAACGATTGCTAACAATCTAGTAAGTGCAAACGTAGATTTAATTTTTGCTAACTCCACACCTTCTGCACAAGCAGCGGCGACAGCCACAAGTGATATTCCAATTATCTTCACATCTGTCACAGATGCTGTTGGTGCGCAGTTAATCGAATCAATGGAGAAGCCAGGCAAAAATGTTACAGGAACAATTGATTTACATCCTGAAACGATTTCTAAAACAGTCGCATTCCTAAAAGAGCTTGGCGCCAAAAAAGTAGGGATGGTCTACAATGCTGGTGAGCAAAACTCTGTTGCACAAGTTAAAGAAGTGAAAAAGGTGATGGATGAACAAGGCTTAACAGTAGTAGAAGCGTCAGCATCTACTTCGGCAGATGTAAAACAAGCAACAGAATCACTAATTGGTAAGGTAGAGGCTTTCTATATTATTACTGATAATACAGTAGTTTCTGCTTTAGAGTCTGTTATTGATGTTGCTAATACAAATGAATTACCACTTGTTGTGGGAGAGCTAGATTCTGTTGCACGAGGCGGTTTAGCTGCTTATGGTTTTGAATATTTCGATATCGGTTACGAGGCTGGTCAAATGGCTGTGAAAATTTTAAAAGGTGAAGCAACACCTGCCGAGACGCCAGCACAATATCCACAAAATCTGAAACTATTAATCAATAAAAAAGTAGCGGACGATTTAGGAATTGAAATAAAAGATTCTTGGGGTGCAGAACTTCTAGAAAAATAA
- a CDS encoding ABC transporter permease translates to MFLALFGAVEQGIIYAIMALGVYLTFRVLDFPDLTVDGSFVTGAATAATMILLGYSPILATLVAIVAGFIAGCMTGILHTKGKINPLLSGILMMIALYSINLRIMGLTAENTIGRPNIPLLNSETIFSKFQAFWSDLGIDAALNNLLKGMGFQHVPNTWSVLIVVLIITILIKLIADWFLKTEVGLAIRATGDNKRMIRSFSANTDTLIILGLGLSNALVAFSGALIAQYSKFSDVSMGIGMIVIGLASVIIGEAIFGTKTIIRTTFAVIAGAIIYRIILALALRVDFLDSGDMKLITAIIVILALILPQFINKSKERKRKAKRAAELSRVKTVEQGGKGLA, encoded by the coding sequence ATGTTTTTAGCATTATTTGGCGCAGTGGAGCAAGGAATCATCTATGCAATTATGGCACTTGGTGTATATTTAACGTTTCGGGTGTTAGATTTTCCGGATTTAACGGTTGATGGAAGCTTTGTAACAGGGGCGGCAACTGCAGCAACAATGATTTTGCTTGGCTACTCCCCAATCTTAGCGACTTTAGTGGCAATTGTTGCTGGATTTATTGCTGGATGTATGACAGGAATTCTTCACACGAAAGGAAAGATTAATCCACTATTATCAGGGATTTTAATGATGATTGCGTTATACTCGATTAACCTGCGCATCATGGGGTTAACTGCAGAAAATACGATAGGTCGCCCGAATATTCCACTACTAAACTCAGAAACGATTTTTTCAAAGTTTCAAGCATTTTGGAGTGATTTAGGGATCGATGCTGCTCTCAATAACCTATTAAAAGGCATGGGCTTTCAGCATGTACCAAATACATGGAGTGTGCTGATAGTCGTATTAATCATCACGATTTTAATTAAGTTAATAGCAGACTGGTTCTTGAAGACTGAGGTCGGGCTAGCTATCCGAGCAACTGGTGATAATAAACGAATGATTCGTAGCTTCTCTGCAAATACAGATACACTTATCATTTTAGGGCTTGGACTTTCCAATGCGCTTGTCGCATTTTCTGGAGCTTTAATCGCACAATATTCGAAGTTCTCCGATGTTAGTATGGGGATTGGTATGATTGTCATTGGTCTTGCATCGGTTATTATTGGTGAAGCCATTTTTGGGACAAAGACCATTATCCGTACAACTTTTGCAGTCATTGCAGGAGCTATCATTTACCGTATTATTTTAGCATTAGCATTACGTGTAGACTTCCTTGATTCAGGAGATATGAAATTAATTACGGCTATCATCGTTATTTTGGCGCTGATCTTACCACAATTTATCAATAAAAGTAAGGAACGTAAACGTAAGGCGAAGCGTGCTGCAGAGCTGTCACGAGTAAAAACAGTAGAGCAAGGAGGAAAAGGCCTTGCTTAA
- a CDS encoding ABC transporter ATP-binding protein, giving the protein MLKLHGINKVFNEGTPDEKIALAEINLHLKPGDFVTIIGSNGAGKSTMMNMISGALTPDFGTVSIDGNDVTNLPEYKRSQYIGRVFQDPMAGTAPTMTIEENLALAYSRNKGRGLHIGVDKKRRTLFKESLEMLGLNLEDRLSAKVGLLSGGERQALSLLMATFTKPSILLLDEHTAALDPSRAELITRITKYLVEKDQLTTLMVTHNMQQALDLGNRLIMMDKGQIILEVAEDRKHELTIPDLMAEFERIRGEKMNSDRALLG; this is encoded by the coding sequence TTGCTTAAATTACATGGTATTAATAAGGTGTTTAATGAAGGAACACCAGATGAAAAAATTGCACTAGCAGAGATTAATCTACACTTAAAGCCAGGTGATTTTGTGACAATCATTGGTAGTAACGGTGCAGGGAAATCAACGATGATGAATATGATTTCAGGCGCCTTAACACCTGATTTTGGCACAGTTTCTATTGATGGTAATGATGTCACGAATTTGCCTGAATATAAACGCTCTCAATACATTGGTCGTGTGTTCCAAGACCCAATGGCGGGAACAGCTCCTACGATGACAATTGAAGAAAACTTAGCACTGGCCTATTCACGAAATAAGGGTAGAGGACTGCACATCGGTGTGGACAAAAAGCGTCGTACCTTGTTCAAAGAATCATTAGAAATGCTTGGTTTAAATCTGGAAGATCGGCTTTCTGCAAAAGTAGGCTTACTTTCAGGTGGGGAACGGCAAGCATTGTCACTGTTAATGGCTACTTTCACAAAGCCCTCTATTTTATTGCTGGATGAGCATACGGCTGCACTTGATCCATCACGTGCAGAATTAATTACCCGTATTACGAAGTATTTAGTTGAAAAAGATCAGTTAACGACATTAATGGTAACGCACAATATGCAACAAGCTTTGGATTTAGGGAATCGTCTTATTATGATGGACAAAGGCCAAATTATTTTAGAGGTTGCTGAAGACCGTAAGCATGAATTAACGATCCCAGATTTAATGGCCGAATTTGAACGCATTCGTGGGGAAAAAATGAATTCAGACCGTGCTTTATTAGGTTAA
- the ilvA gene encoding threonine ammonia-lyase IlvA, with amino-acid sequence MEVADTRTVQVENVLIAHHFLKDVVVHTPLQKNDYLSEKYGATIYFKREDLQHVRSFKLRGAYYKIKKIEEEARNAGVVCASAGNHAQGVAYACAQLKIQASIFMPQTTPKQKIDQVRMFGREFVEIILAGDTFDDSAESALSYCEEHDKIFIHPFDDFDVIAGQGTVAVEIMNDMEEPIDYVFGSIGGGGLMSGVSAYVKNLSPSTKIIGVEPAGAGSMKAAFAEGGAVALDWIDKFVDGAAVKCVGHHTYDVCRRYLDDIILVPEGKVCTTILDLYNKHAIIAEPAGALSVAALDFYKEEIKGKSVVVIISGGNNDIGRMQEIKEKSLIHEGLLYYFIVSFPQRAGALRQFLTSVVGPNDDITTFEYTKKNNKESGPALVGIELGDQADYEGLLARMDEFGFKYKEVNNDIQLFGLLV; translated from the coding sequence ATGGAAGTTGCTGATACTAGAACCGTGCAAGTGGAGAATGTCCTGATTGCACATCATTTTTTAAAAGATGTAGTTGTCCATACACCACTACAAAAAAACGATTATTTATCCGAGAAATACGGAGCTACTATTTACTTTAAACGCGAAGATTTACAACATGTGCGCTCATTCAAGCTCCGAGGTGCCTATTATAAAATTAAAAAAATCGAGGAAGAAGCACGCAACGCTGGTGTTGTCTGTGCAAGCGCAGGCAATCATGCACAAGGTGTAGCTTATGCCTGTGCTCAATTAAAAATCCAGGCTAGCATTTTTATGCCTCAAACAACACCAAAGCAAAAAATAGACCAAGTGCGAATGTTTGGGCGCGAATTTGTAGAGATTATTTTAGCAGGCGATACGTTCGATGACTCTGCTGAAAGCGCCTTAAGCTATTGCGAAGAACACGATAAAATATTCATCCATCCATTCGATGATTTCGATGTCATTGCTGGTCAAGGAACTGTTGCAGTAGAAATTATGAATGACATGGAGGAGCCAATCGACTACGTCTTTGGCAGTATTGGTGGTGGCGGCTTAATGTCTGGCGTTTCTGCCTACGTTAAAAACCTCTCCCCTTCTACTAAAATTATTGGCGTAGAGCCTGCCGGTGCTGGCAGTATGAAGGCTGCTTTTGCTGAAGGGGGCGCTGTGGCTCTTGATTGGATTGATAAATTCGTCGATGGCGCTGCCGTAAAATGCGTCGGCCATCACACTTATGATGTTTGTCGCCGCTATTTAGACGACATTATTCTTGTACCAGAAGGCAAAGTTTGTACAACGATTTTAGATCTATATAATAAACATGCCATTATTGCCGAGCCTGCTGGGGCACTATCAGTGGCAGCTCTTGATTTTTATAAAGAAGAAATTAAAGGGAAATCAGTCGTGGTCATTATTAGCGGTGGTAATAATGATATTGGACGGATGCAGGAGATTAAAGAAAAGTCGCTTATTCACGAAGGCTTACTTTACTACTTCATCGTCAGCTTCCCTCAGCGCGCAGGGGCATTACGTCAATTCCTCACAAGCGTTGTAGGACCTAACGACGATATTACTACCTTTGAATACACAAAGAAAAACAATAAAGAAAGTGGTCCTGCCCTCGTTGGTATTGAGCTTGGCGATCAAGCGGATTATGAAGGGCTGCTTGCACGAATGGATGAATTCGGCTTCAAATACAAAGAAGTAAACAACGACATTCAACTATTTGGCTTACTCGTTTAA